From Streptomyces sp. TLI_105, the proteins below share one genomic window:
- a CDS encoding thiamine pyrophosphate-dependent enzyme, translating to MPRTVAQVIVDGLVDLDVGHVFGVVGDALNPLTDAIRVTDGIEWTGFRHEEAAAFAAGARAQLSGELGVCMGTVGPGSVHLLNGLYDAAKSGAPVLAICGQVPLSEVGGDYFQEVDNDLLFRDVAVYRATVTSPAQMPRLLESAVRAAVTRRGVAVLTVPGDLGDQKVEDDRPTRFALPRPAVTRPDDPALAEAAETIAAGSRVTLLVGRGARDSREEVLRAAELLAAPMVLTLKGKEGFEEDNPYEVGQTGLIGNPAAAHALDTCDTLILLGTDFPYRDWYPEDCRVVQIDVREEHLGRRVPVDVGLAGDVGATLRALLPLLAPVDSRSHLDEARERFLRWQEGQADLADPAHDKRLLGRVRAMFDNRVEEIRPEALAAAVDRHAADDAIFTSDTGMATVWLSRFVRMRGSRRLIGSYNLGSMANAMPQAIGSQLWAPDRQVVAFCGDGGLSMLLGDLMTIRSERLPVKLVVFDNRRLGMVKLEQEQAGLPEFGTVLDNPDFAAVAEALGIRGIRVTDPAELDEAVGRALADPGPVLLDVVTNPAEVAVPGKPTVSQGWGFAIAKIKENLPSGDG from the coding sequence ATGCCCCGTACCGTCGCCCAGGTGATCGTCGACGGTCTCGTGGACCTCGACGTCGGCCATGTCTTCGGCGTGGTCGGCGACGCCCTCAACCCCCTCACCGATGCCATCCGGGTCACGGACGGCATCGAGTGGACCGGCTTCCGCCACGAGGAGGCCGCGGCCTTCGCCGCCGGCGCGCGCGCCCAGCTGTCGGGCGAGCTCGGGGTCTGCATGGGCACCGTGGGACCCGGCTCGGTCCACCTCCTGAACGGGTTGTACGACGCCGCCAAGAGCGGTGCCCCCGTCCTGGCGATCTGCGGCCAGGTGCCGTTGTCGGAGGTGGGCGGGGACTACTTCCAGGAGGTGGACAACGACCTCCTGTTCCGGGACGTGGCCGTGTACCGGGCCACCGTGACCTCCCCCGCCCAGATGCCGAGGCTGCTGGAGTCCGCGGTACGGGCGGCCGTGACCCGCCGGGGCGTGGCGGTGCTGACCGTCCCCGGGGACCTCGGCGACCAGAAGGTCGAGGACGACCGGCCGACGCGGTTCGCGCTGCCCCGCCCGGCGGTGACCCGGCCCGACGACCCGGCGCTGGCCGAGGCGGCGGAGACGATCGCCGCCGGCTCCCGGGTCACCCTGCTCGTGGGTCGCGGTGCCCGGGACTCCCGCGAGGAGGTGCTGCGCGCCGCCGAGCTCCTCGCGGCGCCGATGGTGCTCACGCTCAAGGGCAAGGAGGGTTTCGAGGAGGACAACCCGTACGAGGTCGGCCAGACGGGCCTGATCGGCAATCCGGCCGCCGCCCACGCCCTGGACACCTGCGACACGCTGATCCTGCTGGGCACCGACTTCCCCTACCGCGACTGGTACCCGGAGGACTGCCGGGTCGTGCAGATCGACGTGCGGGAGGAGCACCTGGGCCGCCGGGTCCCGGTGGACGTGGGGCTGGCCGGGGACGTCGGCGCGACCCTGCGGGCCCTGCTCCCGTTGCTCGCCCCGGTCGACTCCCGGTCCCACCTCGACGAGGCCCGCGAGCGCTTCCTGCGGTGGCAGGAGGGGCAGGCGGACCTGGCCGACCCCGCCCACGACAAGCGCCTCCTCGGGCGGGTGCGCGCGATGTTCGACAACCGGGTCGAGGAGATCCGCCCGGAGGCGCTGGCGGCCGCGGTGGACCGTCACGCGGCCGACGACGCGATCTTCACCTCCGACACCGGCATGGCCACGGTCTGGCTGTCGCGTTTCGTCAGGATGCGGGGCAGCCGCCGGCTGATCGGCTCGTACAACCTCGGCTCCATGGCCAACGCCATGCCCCAGGCCATCGGCTCCCAGCTGTGGGCACCGGACCGCCAGGTCGTGGCCTTCTGCGGCGACGGCGGCCTGAGCATGCTGCTGGGCGACCTCATGACCATCCGGTCCGAGCGGCTCCCGGTCAAGCTCGTGGTCTTCGACAACCGCCGTCTCGGCATGGTCAAGCTCGAACAGGAACAGGCCGGGCTTCCCGAGTTCGGGACGGTCCTCGACAACCCCGACTTCGCCGCGGTGGCCGAGGCCCTCGGGATCCGCGGCATCCGTGTCACCGATCCGGCGGAGCTGGACGAGGCCGTAGGCCGGGCACTCGCCGATCCCGGACCGGTGCTCCTGGACGTGGTGACGAACCCCGCGGAAGTGGCCGTCCCCGGCAAGCCGACGGTGTCCCAGGGCTGGGGCTTCGCCATCGCCAAGATCAAGGAGAACCTGCCGTCGGGCGACGGGTGA
- a CDS encoding FMN-binding glutamate synthase family protein, producing the protein MLTLLLVGLPAVIALVTGLLAVLASPWWWCAAGPALLLAAVASYDLLQRRHSILRNYPLLGHLRFAMERIRPEVQQYFIERNVDGAPFDRDTRSIVYERAKGTDAEDPFGTELELDRPGTDHLVPSMAPRPVPTEPPRVRIGGPDCARPYDMALLNVSAMSFGSLSDRAIRALNEGARRGGFAHDTGEGGISEHHLAPGGDLVWEIGTGYFGCRTEDGDFDPGKFAEKAALDQVACVLLKISQGAKPGIGGVLPGSKVSREIAAVRGVPEGRTVFSPPYHRVYRTPRELVRFVGRMRELAGGKPVGFKLCVGSRREFLAVCKAMLEEDVTPDFIVVDGAEGGTGAAPLEFADAVGLPLTEGLTTVHRSLVGAGLRDRIRIGASGKVATGGDIVKRLIQGADYTNSARAMMFALGCVQAQRCHTNTCPVGVATQDRRRARALDVEDKARRVQRFQEATVKSALQIMAAMGVDEPSGLTPAMLLRRIGPDTVRSHAELYASLEAGQLLTSASVPPSWAGDWKAAHPDRFALR; encoded by the coding sequence ATGCTGACGCTTCTTCTCGTGGGCCTCCCGGCCGTCATCGCCCTCGTCACCGGCCTCCTGGCCGTCCTGGCGTCCCCGTGGTGGTGGTGCGCGGCAGGCCCCGCACTCCTGCTCGCCGCGGTGGCCTCGTACGACCTGCTCCAGCGGCGTCACTCGATCCTGCGCAACTACCCCCTCCTGGGACACCTGCGGTTCGCGATGGAGAGGATCCGTCCCGAGGTACAGCAGTACTTCATCGAACGGAACGTCGACGGCGCGCCCTTCGACCGGGACACCCGCTCCATCGTCTACGAACGGGCCAAGGGGACCGACGCCGAGGACCCCTTCGGGACGGAGCTGGAGCTGGACCGGCCGGGCACCGACCACCTCGTCCCCTCCATGGCCCCGCGCCCGGTGCCCACGGAACCGCCCCGGGTCCGGATCGGCGGCCCCGACTGCGCCAGGCCCTACGACATGGCCCTGCTCAACGTGTCCGCGATGAGCTTCGGTTCCCTGTCGGACCGGGCGATCCGTGCCCTGAACGAGGGCGCCCGGCGCGGTGGCTTCGCCCACGACACCGGTGAGGGCGGGATATCGGAGCACCACCTGGCCCCCGGCGGGGACCTCGTCTGGGAGATCGGCACGGGCTACTTCGGCTGCCGCACGGAGGACGGCGACTTCGACCCGGGGAAGTTCGCCGAGAAGGCCGCCCTCGACCAGGTCGCCTGCGTCCTGCTGAAGATCAGCCAGGGTGCCAAGCCCGGCATCGGGGGCGTGCTGCCCGGCTCCAAGGTCAGCCGGGAGATCGCCGCGGTCCGGGGCGTCCCCGAGGGCCGCACCGTGTTCTCCCCGCCGTACCACCGCGTCTACCGGACCCCCAGGGAGCTCGTGCGCTTCGTGGGCCGGATGCGGGAGCTCGCCGGAGGCAAGCCGGTCGGATTCAAGCTGTGCGTCGGATCGCGCCGTGAGTTCCTCGCCGTCTGCAAGGCGATGCTGGAGGAGGACGTCACGCCCGACTTCATCGTCGTCGACGGCGCCGAAGGCGGCACCGGGGCCGCGCCGTTGGAGTTCGCGGACGCCGTCGGGCTCCCCCTCACCGAGGGCCTGACGACGGTCCACCGGTCCCTCGTCGGCGCGGGACTGCGCGACCGGATCCGGATCGGCGCCTCCGGCAAGGTCGCCACCGGCGGCGACATCGTCAAGCGGCTGATCCAGGGTGCCGACTACACCAACTCCGCCCGGGCCATGATGTTCGCCCTCGGATGCGTCCAGGCCCAGCGCTGCCACACCAACACCTGCCCCGTCGGGGTCGCCACCCAGGACCGCCGGCGCGCCCGGGCCCTGGACGTCGAGGACAAGGCGCGCCGCGTCCAGCGCTTCCAGGAGGCGACCGTCAAGAGCGCCCTGCAGATCATGGCCGCCATGGGCGTCGACGAGCCGAGCGGCCTGACGCCCGCGATGCTGCTGCGCCGGATCGGCCCGGACACCGTCCGGTCCCATGCCGAGCTGTACGCATCGCTCGAAGCCGGCCAGCTCCTCACGTCGGCATCGGTTCCGCCTTCGTGGGCAGGCGACTGGAAGGCGGCTCACCCGGACCGGTTCGCCCTCCGGTGA